In a single window of the Saccharothrix australiensis genome:
- a CDS encoding tetratricopeptide repeat protein produces the protein MHYHQRTPEPVIPHQLPPAPKLFTSRRRELAVLDGWLANDEAMVAVVSGPGGVGKTSLALRWLHTTRSRFPDGQLYVDLGAHSSEGPITPETALEWFLLALGVQAADIPPGLSRRQAMFRTVTAERSVSVLLDNAVSAAQVRPLLPTSPRSAVVVTSRWRLSGLAADGARFVDVESFDVESSLELLARAVGPRVASEPDAARELAELCGGLPIALSVVGARLSTRPRRTLSKEVGSLQSGRLAGLTLEDGISVEAVFDLSYVELPPRHARAYRLCALHPGASFGIDAAAAAVGEPVSEVEPVLAGLVEKNLLTEVGDERFRFHDLLRLHARQQAEWDSAAQRNAASRRVVEWYLDRLVGADLALRPTRHRVGPRFHGGVAPLESPRAALAWLDDERVNVREACRLAADQAWDDLTWQFCEAMWGYFLHTRHYDDWFALHELGVPAAVRTGNRAAEAKLRAQLAYTYSGLRQFSEAEREGLRALEIAEQDGDRQGMAVALTELGGVLQGVGELENALERLSRARAIRRDIGPRRAEALCGRRVGEVLAELGRDDEAGAELAAAAETMADLGDHVGQARCLVSVGVIHLRRKRPAQALSHLESALDVLRRVGSPFYEAETLALLGEAAEGIGDLPVARNHYAQALGLFAAAGNPKATTMKARLAALGEP, from the coding sequence GTGCACTACCACCAGCGGACGCCGGAGCCGGTCATCCCACACCAACTCCCACCGGCGCCGAAGCTGTTCACCAGCAGGCGTCGGGAGTTGGCGGTGCTCGACGGCTGGCTCGCGAACGACGAAGCGATGGTCGCGGTGGTGAGCGGTCCTGGAGGCGTGGGCAAGACGTCATTGGCGCTGCGCTGGCTGCATACCACGAGATCGCGCTTCCCCGATGGCCAGTTGTACGTCGACCTCGGAGCACACTCGTCCGAGGGGCCGATCACGCCGGAAACGGCATTGGAGTGGTTCCTGCTGGCGCTGGGCGTCCAGGCTGCCGACATTCCGCCGGGTCTGTCCCGAAGACAGGCCATGTTCCGCACGGTCACCGCCGAGCGCTCGGTGTCCGTGCTGCTGGACAACGCGGTGTCCGCGGCTCAGGTGAGACCCCTGCTGCCCACGTCGCCGCGGAGCGCGGTCGTGGTGACCAGCAGGTGGCGGCTCAGCGGTCTCGCGGCCGACGGCGCGAGGTTCGTCGATGTCGAATCCTTCGACGTGGAGTCGTCCCTTGAGCTCCTGGCGCGGGCCGTCGGTCCCAGGGTCGCGTCGGAACCTGACGCCGCCCGTGAACTCGCCGAACTGTGCGGTGGACTGCCCATCGCGCTGTCCGTCGTCGGAGCCAGACTGTCGACTCGCCCCCGTCGGACGTTGTCGAAGGAAGTCGGTTCCTTGCAGAGCGGACGCTTGGCCGGCCTCACGTTGGAGGACGGCATCTCGGTGGAGGCCGTGTTCGACCTGTCCTATGTGGAGCTGCCACCACGCCATGCCCGCGCTTACCGGCTGTGCGCGCTGCACCCCGGTGCCTCGTTCGGGATCGACGCGGCGGCGGCCGCGGTGGGTGAGCCCGTGTCGGAGGTGGAGCCCGTGCTCGCCGGCCTGGTGGAGAAGAACCTGCTCACCGAAGTGGGTGATGAGCGCTTCCGCTTCCATGACCTCTTGCGGCTACACGCCCGACAGCAGGCGGAGTGGGATTCCGCGGCGCAGCGCAACGCCGCCTCCCGGCGGGTCGTCGAGTGGTACCTGGATCGGCTGGTCGGTGCCGACCTCGCCCTGCGCCCCACGAGGCACAGGGTCGGCCCGAGGTTCCACGGCGGTGTCGCGCCACTGGAAAGCCCGCGTGCTGCGTTGGCGTGGCTGGACGATGAACGGGTCAATGTGCGCGAAGCGTGCCGGCTCGCCGCCGATCAGGCGTGGGACGACCTGACCTGGCAGTTCTGCGAGGCCATGTGGGGCTACTTCCTGCACACCCGCCATTACGACGACTGGTTCGCGCTGCACGAGTTGGGCGTTCCCGCGGCGGTGCGCACGGGCAACCGCGCGGCGGAAGCCAAGCTCCGCGCGCAACTCGCCTACACCTACAGCGGACTGCGCCAGTTCTCGGAGGCGGAGCGCGAGGGGCTTCGCGCGTTGGAGATCGCCGAGCAGGACGGTGACCGGCAGGGCATGGCGGTGGCGCTCACGGAACTCGGCGGGGTCTTGCAGGGAGTGGGAGAGCTGGAGAACGCGCTGGAACGCCTGTCACGAGCACGCGCGATCCGCAGGGACATCGGTCCGCGTCGGGCGGAGGCACTGTGTGGGCGTCGCGTGGGCGAAGTGCTCGCCGAACTGGGTCGGGACGACGAGGCCGGCGCCGAGTTGGCCGCCGCGGCCGAGACGATGGCGGATTTGGGCGACCACGTCGGCCAAGCCCGGTGCCTGGTGTCGGTGGGCGTGATCCACTTGCGTCGGAAGCGACCTGCGCAAGCGCTCAGCCATCTTGAGTCCGCGCTCGACGTACTGCGGCGGGTCGGATCACCGTTCTACGAGGCGGAGACGCTCGCGCTGCTCGGGGAAGCCGCCGAGGGCATCGGCGACCTCCCCGTCGCACGCAACCACTACGCGCAGGCACTCGGTCTGTTCGCCGCTGCGGGGAACCCGAAGGCCACCACGATGAAGGCCAGGCTCGCCGCACTCGGTGAACCCTGA
- a CDS encoding helix-turn-helix domain-containing protein: MLRVDALLRMPELRLRPVVGGPSPDRVVTGLYGTELPDPGRYLSGGELVLSGLLWHRTAADCETFVAALARSGAAALAAAATDGGGLPDALVEACRRHGVPLLEVPVDLSFAIIIERVVRELAAERVGDAGAQLGRHRRLLTVVAEGGGLAELVAAGATELGAPCRVLSTTGHVVAGAAPPDAAALVREFLRADRQPLVARGETLLPVPDRGGHRTAGWVLVVAGDRVRDEVAAELAGLVGVVRSRVVLAREIENRAAGPLLHEVRSGTGDVAARLVAAGRPTDVPLRVLVASASDGRVELVAALLAEALAPVAPQALIGVVGAEVHAVAPAGAGWVEEVRAALRTVEPGLGATRVLVGVSSPVAVGGLRGAAEEASHARRLGERRAGRTCVVAGEEIALHRLLLAGVPEELRGSLRRRVLGPVLDYDAEHGTDLVGTLRVFLDCSGSWTTAAARLHVHVNTLRYRIGRVAELLNADLSDFTCRVDLYLALHVS; the protein is encoded by the coding sequence GTGTTGCGCGTCGACGCCCTGCTGCGCATGCCCGAGCTGCGGTTGCGCCCGGTGGTCGGCGGTCCGTCGCCGGACCGGGTCGTGACCGGCCTGTACGGCACCGAGCTACCCGATCCGGGCCGGTACCTGTCCGGCGGCGAGCTGGTGCTCTCCGGCCTGCTCTGGCACCGGACCGCGGCCGACTGCGAGACCTTCGTGGCGGCGCTGGCGAGGTCCGGGGCGGCGGCGCTGGCGGCCGCCGCCACCGACGGCGGCGGGCTGCCGGACGCGCTGGTGGAGGCGTGCCGGCGGCACGGCGTCCCCCTGCTGGAGGTGCCGGTCGACCTGTCGTTCGCCATCATCATCGAGCGGGTGGTGCGGGAGCTGGCCGCCGAGCGGGTCGGCGACGCGGGGGCCCAGCTCGGCAGGCACCGACGCCTGCTGACCGTCGTCGCCGAGGGCGGCGGCCTCGCCGAGCTGGTCGCGGCGGGCGCGACCGAGCTGGGCGCGCCGTGCCGGGTGCTGTCCACCACCGGGCACGTCGTGGCGGGTGCCGCGCCGCCCGACGCGGCGGCCCTGGTGCGCGAGTTCCTGCGGGCCGACCGCCAGCCGCTGGTCGCGCGGGGCGAGACGCTGCTGCCGGTGCCCGACCGCGGCGGTCACCGGACCGCCGGCTGGGTGCTGGTCGTGGCGGGGGACCGGGTGCGCGACGAGGTGGCGGCGGAGCTGGCCGGCCTCGTCGGCGTGGTGCGGTCGCGGGTCGTGCTGGCGCGGGAGATCGAGAACCGCGCGGCCGGGCCGCTGCTGCACGAGGTGCGGTCCGGCACGGGTGACGTGGCGGCCCGGCTCGTGGCCGCCGGCCGGCCCACCGACGTGCCGCTGCGGGTGCTGGTGGCCTCGGCGTCCGACGGGCGGGTGGAGCTGGTGGCGGCGCTGCTGGCGGAGGCGCTGGCCCCGGTCGCGCCGCAGGCCCTGATCGGGGTGGTCGGCGCCGAGGTGCACGCGGTCGCGCCGGCCGGGGCGGGGTGGGTGGAGGAGGTGCGCGCGGCCCTGCGGACCGTCGAGCCGGGGCTGGGCGCGACGCGCGTGCTGGTGGGCGTGTCGTCGCCGGTGGCGGTGGGCGGGCTGCGGGGCGCGGCCGAGGAGGCGTCGCACGCGCGCCGGCTGGGTGAGCGGCGCGCGGGCCGGACGTGCGTGGTGGCGGGCGAGGAGATCGCACTGCACCGGCTGCTGCTCGCGGGCGTGCCGGAGGAGCTGCGGGGCTCGCTGCGGCGGCGGGTGCTGGGCCCGGTGCTGGACTACGACGCCGAGCACGGCACCGACCTGGTCGGCACGCTGCGCGTGTTCCTGGACTGCTCGGGCTCATGGACAACCGCCGCCGCCCGCCTGCACGTGCACGTCAACACGCTGCGCTACCGGATCGGGCGGGTGGCGGAACTACTGAACGCGGACCTTTCGGACTTCACGTGCCGCGTAGACCTGTACCTGGCACTGCACGTGAGCTGA
- the uraH gene encoding hydroxyisourate hydrolase — protein sequence MTVSTHVLDAGRGRPVAGMAVRLERDGETVAEGRTGVDGRVTGWPSDAPGVYRLVFDTGGVAPFFPEVVLAFRVTDPDEHHHVPLLLSPFAYSTYRGS from the coding sequence GTGACGGTCAGCACCCACGTGCTCGACGCGGGACGCGGCAGGCCCGTCGCCGGGATGGCGGTGCGGCTGGAGCGCGACGGCGAGACCGTCGCCGAGGGCCGCACGGGCGTCGACGGCCGCGTCACCGGCTGGCCGTCGGACGCGCCGGGCGTCTACCGGCTGGTGTTCGACACCGGCGGGGTCGCCCCGTTCTTCCCGGAGGTCGTGCTCGCGTTCCGGGTCACCGACCCCGACGAGCACCACCACGTGCCGCTGCTGCTGTCCCCGTTCGCGTACTCCACCTACCGGGGCAGCTGA
- a CDS encoding FAD binding domain-containing protein produces MDFLRPDTVAEALALKAERPEAVPIAGGTDVMVELNFDRRRPAALLDLTRIAELREWSAGDGVVRVGAGVPYARIITELGDRLPGLAMAARTVGSPQIRNRGTVGGNLGAASPAGDAHPVLLAAGASVEVASTRGRRLVPATDFYLGVKRTALAPDELITAVHVPETGAPQQFSKVGTRNAMVIAVCSFAIALHPAQGRVGAAVGSAAPTPRRAADAEAFLAGELADGDRWASPRPLPDPVVRRFGELVASAASPIDDVRGSAAYRRHALSVLARRALGWAWRDYTGEVG; encoded by the coding sequence ATGGACTTCCTGCGGCCCGACACGGTCGCCGAGGCGCTGGCGCTCAAGGCGGAGCGGCCCGAGGCGGTGCCCATCGCGGGCGGCACGGACGTGATGGTGGAGCTGAACTTCGACCGCCGCAGGCCGGCCGCGCTGCTGGACCTGACGCGGATCGCGGAGCTGCGCGAGTGGTCGGCGGGCGACGGCGTGGTGCGCGTCGGCGCGGGCGTGCCCTACGCGCGGATCATCACCGAGCTGGGCGACCGGCTGCCGGGGCTGGCGATGGCGGCGCGCACCGTCGGCTCGCCGCAGATCCGCAACCGGGGCACGGTCGGCGGCAACCTCGGCGCGGCCTCGCCGGCCGGTGACGCGCACCCCGTGCTGCTGGCCGCGGGCGCGAGCGTGGAGGTGGCGTCCACCCGCGGCCGCCGGCTGGTCCCGGCCACCGACTTCTACCTCGGCGTGAAGCGCACCGCGCTGGCGCCCGACGAGCTGATCACGGCCGTCCACGTGCCCGAGACCGGCGCGCCGCAGCAGTTCTCCAAGGTCGGCACGCGCAACGCGATGGTGATCGCGGTGTGCTCGTTCGCCATCGCGCTGCACCCCGCGCAGGGCCGCGTCGGCGCGGCGGTGGGCAGTGCCGCGCCGACGCCGCGCCGGGCGGCCGACGCGGAGGCGTTCCTGGCCGGCGAGCTGGCGGACGGTGACCGGTGGGCGTCGCCGCGACCGCTGCCGGACCCGGTGGTGCGGCGGTTCGGCGAGCTGGTGGCGTCGGCCGCGAGCCCGATCGACGACGTGCGCGGGTCGGCCGCGTACCGCAGGCACGCCCTGTCCGTGCTGGCCCGTCGGGCGCTGGGCTGGGCGTGGCGTGACTACACCGGGGAGGTGGGCTGA
- a CDS encoding (2Fe-2S)-binding protein: MRVRLTVNGEQRHADDVWEGESLLFLLRERLGLPGSKNACEQGECGSCTVYLDGLPVCACLVAAGQAQDREVRTVEGLATGDPARGDRLDPVQEAFLAAGAVQCGFCTPGLVVAAHDLVERVPHPTDREIREALAGNLCRCTGYEAILAAVRLAARWKAGR, from the coding sequence GTGCGCGTGCGGTTGACGGTCAACGGCGAGCAGCGCCACGCCGACGACGTCTGGGAGGGCGAGAGCCTGCTGTTCCTGCTGCGCGAGCGGCTGGGCCTGCCCGGCTCGAAGAACGCGTGCGAGCAGGGCGAGTGCGGCTCGTGCACGGTCTACCTGGACGGCCTGCCGGTGTGCGCGTGCCTGGTCGCGGCGGGCCAGGCGCAGGACCGCGAGGTGCGGACCGTGGAGGGGTTGGCCACCGGCGACCCCGCGCGCGGCGACCGGCTCGACCCCGTCCAGGAGGCGTTCCTCGCGGCGGGCGCGGTGCAGTGCGGGTTCTGCACGCCGGGCCTGGTGGTCGCGGCGCACGACCTGGTCGAGCGGGTGCCCCACCCGACCGACCGGGAGATCCGGGAGGCGCTGGCCGGCAACCTGTGCCGCTGCACGGGTTACGAGGCGATCCTGGCCGCCGTGCGGCTCGCCGCCCGGTGGAAGGCAGGCCGATGA
- a CDS encoding amidohydrolase family protein, which yields MWRGLDPGITRAAASAGLARLATTGCTTAADHHYPFPRAGGDQFDALVSAGGLPPDDQVETTDAALAATERAIDAYHDPSPEAVVRVAVGPCSPFSVSRELLTGAAEPARAKGVRLHTHLAEITDEEGPAPRRVRPHPRRARRGHRLASSPTSPCGGSTARTTRASTTRWPRWSSVRDRWWSCWWSAAGPWWPAASCGPRPTPRSPGTCARRAPA from the coding sequence GTGTGGCGGGGGCTGGACCCGGGTATCACGCGCGCGGCGGCGTCGGCGGGCCTGGCCCGCCTCGCGACCACCGGCTGCACGACCGCCGCCGACCACCACTACCCGTTCCCCCGCGCGGGCGGCGACCAGTTCGACGCGCTGGTGTCCGCCGGCGGGCTGCCGCCGGACGACCAGGTGGAGACCACCGACGCCGCCCTGGCGGCGACGGAGCGGGCGATCGACGCCTACCACGACCCGTCGCCCGAGGCGGTGGTGCGGGTCGCCGTCGGGCCGTGCTCGCCGTTCTCGGTGAGCCGCGAGCTGCTGACCGGCGCGGCGGAGCCGGCCCGCGCCAAGGGCGTCCGGCTGCACACCCACCTCGCCGAGATCACCGACGAGGAGGGACCGGCACCGCGCCGGGTTCGGCCGCACCCCCGTCGAGCACGCCGAGGCCACCGGCTGGCCAGCTCGCCGACCTCGCCGTGTGGCGGCTCGACGGCCCGGACCACGCGGGCATCGACGACCCGGTGGCCGCGCTGGTCCTCGGTCCGCGACCGGTGGTGGAGCTGCTGGTGGTCGGCGGCCGGACCGTGGTGGCCGGCGGCGAGCTGCGGACCGCGTCCGACACCGCGCTCGCCAGGGACCTGCGCGCGGCGAGCGCCCGCCTGA